The Nitrospira sp. genome segment GTGTGGCGAAAGGTCTCGACGATTGTGGGAAATAAGGATGGATCATTCCTCTCGACTGATAGGCGACCAGCCCTGAACAGACCAATCCCCTAGAGATGCGCGCCGTAACGGGAGCGCTGCGAGAAATGAAGGCAGATCGTCAGCCTCCGGCATTGCGATTGCTCATTGCATGAGTCGTGTGGAGGGGAGGGGTGATTTCTGTCTCATTGAGGGAAAGGCGCCGCGCGTGCGGAGCCGTACCGTGGGCATATCGCGCGAACAAGGAGTGATGCGATGGATGTGATGGAAGCCATTTACCGCCGCCGTTCCGTGCGCGCCTACACAGACCAACCAGTCGAGAAAGTCACGGTCGAGGCTTTAATCAAGGCTGCGACCCACGCTCCCAGCTCGATGAACGAACAGCCCTGGGCCTTTGTCGTGCTTCAGAACCCGCAACAGCTCGCCCTCTGGTCCGAGCGAATTAAGGCCGACGTGCTCAGACGACTCAAGCCTGATTCCCCGCTGACGAAGTATCGCGACATGCTCTCGAGTCCCGACTACGACGTCTTTCATCGAGCGGGGACACTCATCATTATCTGTGCGAGACCGGACACGCATAACGGCGCAGAAGACTGTTCCCTGGCGGCACAGAATCTGATGCTCGCCGCCTGCTCGATGGGGTTGGGCACGTGTCCCATCGGTTTTGCGCGGCCCTGGTTGGGCCAGCGCAAGATCAAGCGCAGTCTCGGCATCCCGGATGCCTATGCGCCGGTGTTTCCCGTAGTCGTAGGCTATCCGAGCGGCGAGACGCCGCCGGTGCCACGGCGGGCGCCTGAAATTCTGCTCTGGGAGTAGGGAGAGGATCTCATCCATGAAACCGTTGCGTCTCGCAGTCGTCGGATTCGGCAGGGTGGGGCAGATCTGCGCCGAACTCATTACCCAGAGCCACGACCTCAGCCTGGCCGCCATCGTGCGGCGGGCCGTCAGCGCGTCGGGAAAGCTGCCGGAGACGCTCCGATCCGTTCCCGTCATGACCCACATCGGCCAGGGGAGGGATGTCGATGCCGCGCTCCTCTGTGCGCCGACGAACGCGGTCGAGGAGATCGCCGGTCAGATTCTTCAG includes the following:
- a CDS encoding nitroreductase: MDVMEAIYRRRSVRAYTDQPVEKVTVEALIKAATHAPSSMNEQPWAFVVLQNPQQLALWSERIKADVLRRLKPDSPLTKYRDMLSSPDYDVFHRAGTLIIICARPDTHNGAEDCSLAAQNLMLAACSMGLGTCPIGFARPWLGQRKIKRSLGIPDAYAPVFPVVVGYPSGETPPVPRRAPEILLWE